The Catharus ustulatus isolate bCatUst1 chromosome 28, bCatUst1.pri.v2, whole genome shotgun sequence DNA window TGTTTCTTCTGGGAAAAGGACTGTTCACAGATTTGAAGCAGGAGTTTGCACCCTCTTCACTCTTCTTCAGAGCAATTCAAGAAGGCAGCTtgggagctgctgtcacacTTCTGCTGCCGGACCCCCAGGCTGATGTAGGGCTCTCCACTGCTTCTCCTGAACCTCTGAAGACAGCTGTAGCACAGGAACAATAAGTCATTATTAGAAAAATCCCCACCTAATGCCACTCACCAGAACCCTCATTCTGGAGGTCCAAAAATGCTGTTGATGAGGGATTgagtggtttttgttttgtataaAGTCTATTTGTTGGTATGGACTGAACTATCCATTCTGCAGCTCACAGAGCATCCCTCAGAGCGTCCCTCAAAGTGGGATAATCTTCCCATCCCCTTGGAAAAGTCAAACTGGGGTCTGGTAATGTCTTAGCTTTTGTACCTTGAAGAATTTAGTGATCTTTAATGGCTTTGAAGTCTTTGCAAGGCAGGAGATGAAGTGTCAGGGGGTACTAATAATGCTTTGATGTCTTTATCAAATTAAAGTTTGACTTCAACACTCAGTGCAGAGGAAAATAAGCAGTGTGACTTCCAGGAGCACCTCTAGGGACACAGTTGTTTGACTTGTCCCTGTTTAATGCCCGTGTCTCTCACTGACACTGTTTTGCATTCTGTGCACTCAACGAATACCTTGCCCTAAACCTGCTGTAGTCTGGGACTGCTTATTCAGCTGTGATTTTGtactgcaggaagggctgggttTCACTACAGAcatcccaccctgcctgcctATCCCAGACCTGCCCCGGTTCCTGTCCCAGCCTTACCAATAAGCGAGGGTGTAGTTCACAGTCAGGATGGCCACAGAAGCTGCCCAGTGCCAGAAGAAGCACATCGTGAGGAACATGATGTTGCTGTGGTCATTCTCATCCCACACTGGACCTCCCCATGGCTGGAACAGCACAACACCGATCTGGGGAGTACAAGAAGTTGGTAGAACAATtacattgggaaaaaaattatcgaatcccagaacagtttgggttggaagggactttaaacaACCTATGCCAGAGCCTTATCACCTTCACAGAGAGTTACCTTTATTCATTTTGTGACCAAGGAACCTGAGTCCTGACCCAGATAGAGGTTTTTGCTGAGAAAGTAAAGTCCATCTTTGCAATGAGAGACCACACAAAGCCAGTCTGTGCCCAAGATATCTCTTTTTCTGTTCAATATCCAGACGCAATTGTCCCTCAGCATTCCAAACTCCAAGCCATCCTTTAAAAACTCCAGATTTAGTATTTTACAAGCTCTGCCCAGTTTTTCCACCTCTGAATAAAGGCTGGTTTGAGTTAGTGCAGCTTGAAAAAGAGAAGggttctttttcaaaaaaacaaagtggtttggttttggttggttggtttggtttctttgtttatttggggttttttttaacagcttagTCTTGAGAGCAATTATCTCCAActgatttctttgctttcccaaCTCCTACCAAAGCAAGCAGCTGGATATATTTTAACTCAGCTGTTTTACTGCTGGTAGAGTTTGTATCTTTCCACTAAACCAGAGGGAGGGCTGCAGCGAGCATTAGACACATCAAGCAATTACTACTTGGTCATTAGGTACTGCAAAGTGTTTCTCACTTGCTTTCACTCATCCCCCTGGAGAAGCAATAAGCCAAAACAATCAGCTcttgcagcaggagcagccatcAGAGATGACCCACGATAAGTAAATTTTCATTCTGGGTTATGAGCTATTTAAGAAGTGAGCCTGGCAAAATAATCCTTGGGAGGTGTGTGATTGATACGTGATGTAGATATGATTGttgccctcttttccctttaCTTCCTTGCTCTGGGAAGGCAGAACTGACCTGCCAGAACCATGTTCCCTGGACGATGGTCATGCTGGCTCGGAACATCACCAGGATGATGTTGTCACGCAGGAAAACTTCCAGCAGGATGCTGCAAGCCCCGGCAAAGACGGCGATGAGCAGCAGGGAGTGGATGTGCTGATCCAGCATGGGGCGGTGAAGGACGTGGTAATAGAAGAGACAACCTGCCAAAATATGAGCCCTGATTACAGCAGCATTAACTCCAACAGCTGTGGCCACAGAGTTGAGTAAATCACCTGCCTGGATGGCAAATTGAGACAGGCCATCATGGAAAGAAGGGACTCCACACAGCACCATCCCCTAGGCCTCCTAGCATCCCAGCATCCTGGAAGGATGGGATGTCCAACCTTGGGGCAGGGGGATATGAGCAATACAGTGACCAAGGACAGGGTAGATTTCTTCCCACATCTGTGCCATCACCTCTTCAGACGACCCCTCCCTTCTAGCCAGGCTTCTGTTGTGTCCTTCTTTCCTATTGCTAAACTTCACAATTTTTTGGGAGCTGTAAATGATAGATTTCCTGGTCTCACATGCCAAACTGTGCACgtggagctgcctctgctgctgttgcctCAAAAACTGCTGTgatcaggaaaggaaaagtaacAGGAGCTGTGCCTTCATTAAGGAGGGTTCCGTATAAATGAGACCTTGTTTTCCCATGAGAGAGTGTTGGaactagataatctttaagCTTCCTTCCAAGCCAAGTCTTTATATGATTGTATGATCCAAGAGAGGTCTGGAATCCCGGCTGGTGACTTGCATGGCAGACTGAGGACGGAATGATATTCATGATGTGCTGAAGCCAAAATAAATCACTTCAAATTGCCACGTGCCATGTAAGCAGATGAGGCTAATGATGCCTGCAGTGCAATTAATGGCTCTCAGTGGGAACATGGGGTGGGAGAACAGCCTGTCGATGGCAGAGGAATGCAGAGTCCACCAGCCATTCATCATAACAAGGAATCTCATTCTGCTGCTTTGCACCACAGTagtcccagaaatcccaaaccagAACCTATCTGTGACTGTATTtcccatctcattccatcccagcctgccaTAATATATCCCCTACAACATGTCCTATCTCCAGAGGCATCTGGAGCCATATCTTGGTCAGGCAAATTTCAGTCCTTCTCTGACTTGGTTCCCAATATCCTTCCCCAGATAAAGCACCACCTTCTACTAACCTTCAACGAACACGGCCACGGACAACATAAGGCGATCCAGACCCTGTGGCACCACCTGGAACATATAGGTGAGGACATCCACCACCCCAGAGAGGCCGTAGAACAGGTACatggtgctgtgctgccagttCATCAGCTTTACCCAGTCGCGCTTCTCCCCGCTGTACAGGTACAGGTGGGGACCATCAGGGACGAACTGCTctgccagcatccctgcaggacacCCAAGAGCATGGAGTTTCTGGGGGTTTGTCGCTGTTGAAGCAGGCGCGACATACGAATAGACACACTACATTTCAGAAGGCTGATATTTCCTTTATTACAACAACCGGCTGTCTTTTATACTCTCTACAAAGTTTATACTTTGTTCATTGGTTACAATAAATCAACGTAACATTCATTGGTGCAAAAGCATCTCCACCTCTACTTTTcacaaaacttttctaaaaatatttttcccaactgcagttttctttcctgcttaTCTCCTTCTCATTCTTCTCATTCTCCATGCCAACAGCGTTGGTAAGGAATACCTTTCAGAAATAAACCTTACTCATTAATCCTCTCTGGTCCACAAACCAGCTGTGAGTCCTACCATAGGGGTTCATTTGCAATGGTTGAGACTACTCCTTGCTGCTGGGGgttctgaagcagcagctggtgagTTTGCATTACGGAGAAAAGACTGGATGGAAAAATCAGGCCTATGTTTAATGGCAGCTTGGCTTTGGGAAGGGGTATGAGACTCACTTTTCCACATCAAACTATACCAGAGATCAAGTCAAGATGGACATCAAGAATGCCTCCAGGCTGCTGAGAGGAGTGCTAGAATCACCGTacttggaagtgtccaaaaaCATGTAGATGTGGTGCTCAGGTTCATGGTTTAATGGTGGGACCTGGTAGTGGTTAGGggttggacttaatgatctAAGAGGTCTTTATCAGCTTTAAAATTCCTTCCACATCTAGACCACTTACTCTGGAGTCAGGGCTCCTGTGCAGTCATCACTGCAGGCTAGGTGAATACTGGCATAGCAAGTGAAATATAACTCTTACCTATTAGAGAAAAGAGGATTTTGATTCCCCCTTCAATGGCATCCACACGCTGGAAATAATGAGTCCTGTGGGATTTCTTATTTAGTTTCTGGCTGAGATACTGCAGTGGGTATTTCACTGACCACCAGAGCCCAAAGAGCAGGAAGAAGCTGCCTGGAAGTGCGTGACCCTTAAAATTCGCCATCCTGTCAACCTCCTCTGACTacaaggcaaagaaaaacagtgtCATTATTCAATTTACACAAGTTATTTGGCATAACACAGGGGATAAAAGAGGATTTTCCTTTCAGGGAGGACTGGAGTAGGCTTGACAAAGCACATAGGAATAGGAAGGGGCACTGGGAACCCCTGGGACCTCTCTGAGGTCCTTGCCCCAAGATTAGGAAATGTCTAAAAAAGCCACAGTTGTTTCAAAAAGGCCCCAAATCTGCTGAAATGTCTGACACATCCCAGTCTGAACCTTTAATTCCAAGGATCCCTCTGCTTTCCTTGCTCTTCTGCAAGTATGAGTTTAAGAATCTGCTGCGGGCAGGGTAGTCTTTTTGGGACCAGGTAGGAGAGATAATACACAGGGAAAACAGGAATGTCTAGGGGTAAACAGCAGAGTGTTTCTTTAGCTCCATAAACAGCCACAGAACtccaaaattttttaaaatctctggaATTATTTCAGGCCATGgaagaagtgaaaaatatgtgaaaaatatcCCATATCTATTCCACAAaccaaagctttttttttttttttttttttttttaaatatacctTCAAAATACCCCAAAAGCTGCTGGAAACAAAACATTGTGGGTTTGGGCAAACAAATCAAGTCGCTCCCTGCATCTTGACCTTCTCATAGtccttcttccctctcctgaGCATCCCTAAACCAGGACTTGCACCACGCTGCTGAAGCCTCTGtgccagagcacacacacacatggttTGCAGGATGCTGGGGGACCCATTTCCTGAGAGAATTACAGCAATTAAACCCAGACAGCTCCTGTTTGCTGTTTGCTTAATTAGCTTGAGAACTGATCAGCACTTTCATGTGAGCTCAACCATATGTTTGAGGGCTGCCTTGGTGTGAGGCGGTGTCAGGCTGGGCCATTAGGAATGTTTTAATTGATAAcaaaggctgtgctgctggtgcccaGGACTTCCTTCTCTGTTTAGTAACTTCTCTGTGCCAATCCACACTTAACACTGGGAAGAAACTCCCTTTCAGAGTGCATGCTGTCCTTCCACATGGAGCTGGATCTGACCTTTCCATCCCAGACATCCTGGTTATCCTGAAactgccttccccagcagcatttGGGGCTTCAGTCCCCACATGCTGAAAATAGAAACCAAAAATGATCTTATTCTGCTGTTGCACAACGGATAATTTGCATGTGGGTTTAAACATGAGTTGATGCTGTCAGCCTTGGAAAAAGGGAGCTGTTTCTTTGGCTTTATTATTATCTAATTTCCAGTTGGTTTGTTCCAGGGACATCTCGTTTCATCCCTTGAAGCCCTTGGCTAGTGCAGATACCATCTCCCACAGGAGTTTGTCCCTGAGCAGGAAAATCCACTGGGTTAAAACAAATCTCCTAAATCCTGCAACCAACCTGCCTGATCTGAGCTGGTTTAACCAAACAGCTAATCCAACAGCTCGAACTAAGCAAACATTGCTCTGTGTGCAAACATCACTCTGCTACACACAGCCACACATGGCAGCACATGGGGCCgatgtccctgcagtgccaccaggcTGGTTTCCATCCTGTCTTCACCAAGCACTTCTGAGTTATCCAGTGGGTTCATGAAGATGAATTTAGGGGGGATTTAATCCAAGAGTGGAAAAGCTGTGCATGGAAAGGGCATGGTATGGGCTGGCAGCTTTGCAGGTCACTACTAGCACTGCAGGGTTATGCCTTATTTCATGACTTAAAAGGAAAGATCTATTGACAATGGGTGCATTGGGTaattaaacaaaatcaaagcaagATGCTGTTTACCAGCAGGATTGGCATAGTCCAGTGGGTTAATACAATCATCTCTGTAGTCCTTTGAAAGGGGCAACTGGGGAATGGGAGCCTCCACCTGTTTTCCTGTGATTAAGGGAGCAACATTCCCAAGCCATGGAATGGGCTGAAAAGTCTGTATTTTCTGGGTGAGTAGAGAATCTCATAATATACATGAAATTGGggcaatggctttaaactgacagaggggAAATTTAGATTAGGTACAAGGAGGGATTGTATTATCAGGGTAAAAACTGGAAGCTGAgccaaatccatcccagaatACCACAACAAGAAGGATTGCAGCCATAACCGCTGTATTAATGCTACAATTATAACATGACCACAGAAATATACAGTCAAATATATAACTGATGTAGCTCTTGCAGTTACATAGTAAAGGCTGATATAAAGTGGGGCCTGATGGTTTTCTACCTGAGATCGATGCAATCAAACTGGGATGACCTGAAGGACACACTGATCAATCACAATTAAAAGATCAGCTAAATGGGGTATGCACAGCCACTTTACAGTGCTTATGTGATCTGGGCTGAGCCCAGGGGATGATGGAGACTCTTCTGGGATTGCTGGTCTCCGTTCCTGCCTGATAGCAGGGAACACGTGGCTCACCTGGGACACGTGATCAGCAAAACtatttctcctgcttctcctcctgctctgaaaaCATGCAATGGGtgaacacaggggaaaaaaactaacCACAGTTATGTTTGTGCCCTGAGGCAACCAGCTCTTGTTTATCCCTGTAGCTCCTAAGGAAATGAGACATGCTTACAATCAGCAGGGAAAAGAGCAAGCTGAAGGTCCAGTGGGTGCTGGTGTTGGTGGCCACAGCCACCATTCCAGGGCATCCCTGCTGAAGGTGACTTTGTCCTTTCCCTCATCACCCAGCCATGTTTGGCAACATGCCCCCTGTGTCCCCGCTGGCTTGTCATTTGTGCTCTTTGCCCCTGTTTATTATGGCACCCTATGCTGTGTCTGCTTAATGATTTACTGTTTCATTTGCTCTTATCacttcccagaggagctgtttttttcctggtttataGCTAATGCACCCAACCACCTGGGGAGGCATCTGGAGGATGGTAAGGAGCCTGAGAGCCCAATTTAGACTTTCCCCTCGTTCATCTCACTACCCTAGCAGCCACAATCTCTCTTTTTAGCCAAAATTTGGGTCATTTTACTATTTCAAATGCGTCATTTGGTttccagaggggtttttttttgttagtttgtttatttgtttttgggttattttaagTCCATTGATAGTGTCTCAGTCAGGGTATCACTTCCACATTCCCCAGCTAGGAAATTACAGTCTAAAGTTCACCAGTGGGAAGAGCTGACAGTCATCATCCCTACAATTAACTTTGCCCTTCAACCTGTGAGAATCAGGCAGTTCAGACATACCAAAGCTCACCACAGGACCTGTGCTTGGCTCCCAGAGCATATGTGGGTGacagggattgtccccagggAAAGCCTGActtggggaagaggagaaatgtCTTGACTTGCAAAAAAACCactcaggctgagctcaggctgAGGTGGGGAATGCCACTGAGATGTGTGTCTGGAAATAATGAAGCTATTTCCAGCTTTCCAGAGGGGCTCTTGTGTTGAATCTGCAGCTACAGGAGCAAATCAAACCCAGACCTACAGACTGACAGCAGCTGAGGTGCCATGCTCAAAAAACCATCCTCAGTcagccccttccctgtcctgcatgtcccctgtgtgtctCCCTGAATACAACATAACCCCACAGCCCAACCTCAGCATCTGACAAGGATGGCAGTGGTCCAGACAAGAGGTGAGATATCCCTGCCTCTGAGGACAGAGGGATAGCAGGAGACACCCAAAAGGTGTCGGGAGAGGCATCACTGACAGTGATAAGCTCTCCTGTATCCTGAGCTGCCTCACTCATTACCAGCATTGTCTTATTTGTCTGCAGAGGCACTTATAATCATAGCAGCACCTCCATtagctcctgcaggagctggatccCTAATGCATTAATGTCAGGCTAAAACTCCACTCTGAACCATTTCATCCCATTATTGTTGAGTTCTCTTTTCCCTATGTCTCTGTCCACACCAGGGAGTGTTAACAGTGACACTGAGCAATCATCTTCCTTATACTGGTGaactcagctgcagctgcaaaaGCAGGACAGCAACATTTCTGCCTCTAAAGGGTCCTTAAGGGGTTTGAACTCAGGTTAAAaaattatcatcatcatcattggAAACTATTAGGCTCAATTGCCAGGAAGTATCTGCAGGACCATCAGGTACTGCAGGAGCTTATACAGTGGCTACAGACAGAGAGTACAAATTGAGATAATCTATCCTCCTGAAATGGGAAAGTTCAATGTCCAAGTTCAAACAGGGATGAAAGCTTTAAATTCAGGATGCTGGACTAGAGGTCTATTTAATAGACGCAATGGATCCACCTGGAAAGAGACACTGAGGGAGAGACATACAAAAACTAGTGTTGGAGAGATTATAtagctctctccttcctcttccttatGCTGCTTCCATTTGTCTCCTGTTTTATAAGCCCCCGGTTTGGACTCTCCATCCCTATCCTTGCTCTGAGCCATGCGATCAGGGAAGCAGCAAGAAGCTACATCCCAGCAAAGAAAGCcgagaaataaaataaattagtcAAAACCTAATTACAGGGGCTCAGAATGGGCACATTGTCATTCCTTCTCTTGTGACCtgcatttgtttatttgtggttttaagACAGTGAGgtctaaatttaaaattatctgcTGGGGAAAATGCACTTTGCCATCTCAAAAGccatttttctttgcctctACATGGTGGCAAAGAGATTGGTAAAGATATTTGCTTTCTGAAGTGGTGAGTGCCATCTGTGCCCTGAACTGCCTCCCTTGCTCCATAATATGTGATGGGGCAGCCCTGACTCCAATAACTCCTCACAGGTACCAACCCAAAATAAACTCAAACCCAGCATTATCACCAAcaaaaatgccataaaaatcagtatttatagaatcctagaatcacagaacagtttgggttggagggactTTGAAGATAGTATAGTTCCACCCCCTgtcatggccagggacaccttccactaaaccaggttgctccaagtcccatccaatctggccttgaactctTTTAGGGGTGGGAAAGCCACAACATTGCTGGattccacaacttctctgggtgTTTTCCAAAGAGGAGGTGAATGCTTGTCCTCAAATTGTCCCAATTGCCGCAGAATGTGACACAGGTTAAGCACTGTGTGTGTTCAACATCCCACAAGTAAAACTATTCAAGACAAAGGATTAAAACCATTTCCATTGCAATATATACCCAAAATATCCATAGGACACATAACCCTAAGCCTGCTGAGTACCACAGCTTGTCCCTGGGTACCCCAGAGCTGTGGTCCTCAACATCCCCCCCACAAGTACCTGGAGCCTTGGCTGTCACACCCTGTGATGCCAAGGTGATGGGCTGGTAGCTTTTTAATGATAAACTGGTAGGAAGcatggaagagagaaagagagagaaagaaaaagagagaaagagaaaaagagagaaagagaaaaagagagaaagagaaaaagagagaaagagaaagagagagaaagagaaagagagagaaagaaaaagagagagagaaatcttTCCCTGCAGCAAAGGTGGCCCTGCCCACAGCAAGGGAGGTGCCACGAGATGAGCTTTCAAGTCCCTTCGGacccaaactattctgggaCTCTATAAATCCAATCTGTGAGGTTTTAGGCACTAGAAGTGACTTTCCTAAGCATTTCTGTGGGCAGAGGAAGGTGGGGAGGGAGTTTTTGGTTCAGTGCATGCAGCAGCAATTTCGGTGGCTGTGAAGCAGAGGGGTTTCCATTGAATTGGGCTGGGAGTGGAGCAGGGAGCCAGCAAGGGCTCCTTGCAAAGGGGTGAGGGGGTTTTGaggccctgctgcctccaggcgGACCTGCTCTCACCTCTGCCTGCTTTGGGGCCCCACAAaccatgtttatttttcaacttCCTCCTTGGAAAAGGCTGCCGCGGGTTTGCTGGGCTGTCCCATtgcctgccagctctgcagggacagcagccaaTCCTCTGAACCCCTCCCCGGGGAAGCTCAGAGCAGGGGGACACCCCGTGGGCTGATGACTCTTCAATCTCTTCCCAAATTTGCTTTCCCAGGGGAAGCAGTGCCTCACCCATCCTGAcccctctcttctctcccaATGGAGCTTGGATGCCAAATTGAGGGGTCCATAAAGGGCAGGCAGGgggtcccttcccatcccatggtgTGGGGTGACCCCTCCCCAtgccagccccttcccagcaaACCTCCCCCCCGTGCCAGCAGAGCCTTACCTGTCCTGGCGATCCTGGTGCTGCACCTGTTCCCAGGTGATCTGTGCTCCTCCCCTGCCTGTGGCACCGGCCTCgcctgcctcctccctgcctcccactcagtccccagctgggagggaaagGTGACCCTGGACACAGAAACCCCCCACTCCTGGGTGCACCAGCTGCTTTAATTTGCAGTTTTCCCCCACAAAAGTAATCCATGTTTTGCTGAATTCTGGCTGTCTCAAGACTTTTCCCCTCCAGATCTTAGTTTTCTCAGATTTTGTACAATGATTCAATTTCCTTCCATCAGAGTTCCCCATTACCCACCTCAGGCAGGGTGGGATACAGGGGAGATGTGAGGGATGTTACCTCCCCACTCCCAGGTGCCTGCACCCCTCATGCCCAAAACACTGCATTAATTATTGACTGGATTAACTCCTTCAAAGcacttcattttccattttctatgCTTCCCAGGTTTGATGGATGCCCCTCCTAGGATCTCCACTCATAACCCATATTTCAAATCCAAATGCAATTTTCTGACCAGGCCTCCTATAAAACTGAGTTTATCCTTAATAATACTTTCCACTCTCATCTCCAGTTCTGCAAGTGCTTTACAAATGTTAAATAATTAACCCTCATGGCACCcttgggagggagggaagcgTTATTATGGCTATTTGTAAAGGAACCTCTGACAGGACCTTCTGTACTCCAGCCCTGGGTGTTTCACTTTTAGGGAGCAGTGCAGTTACCTACAGCACTGAGAGCAACTATACCTGCCACAGGGAATTTGTAGTaagaaaaccagattttaatgttttaaatatatccACCCAGATTTATAATTGACTTGGGGTTTAGAAGTGCTTTCTGCcaaacttgtttttttcttttattattatattactaTTTTGATTTATTGAAACAATGATATAACATCAAATCTATTCCCTCTCCTGGTCCCACAGTGTTATTTAAACAGATAAGTTCTTAAATAATAAAGAATTATCAATGAGTCTATCCTTTCTCCCCTCCCAGAGAGGTAACTTCTACTGGAAGGGAAGTTACACAGTCATCCTCTCCTTTATCAGTGGTGGGGTTGGATGCCCAAACTCTCTGTTTTTCAGGTGGGATAATTCAAATTTTCCAGAGGCAAAAGCCAAGCTGCAGGTATTTCTTGTCTCTTCATTAAATTGTTTCACAAATGTCCCAGGAGCCTGATGACATTTTGTGTCCCACAAACCCTGGAATAAATGAGAATTAATTGAGGAGTTTACATtcaccctgctccaggcacaTACAAGGATTTACCCCCCAGAAAACTACCACCAAAACTGAGGCTGAGGAAtaaatggaaggaaaacaacTGTTTAGATGGAGGGCCtgagaaaaattaagaataatttaGCTGGGAATTGCTACAAGTTCATGAAAAAATCCCCAGGGGATGtccaaaaatgcaaatgaaatcccccccaaaaaaaccttggAAAAGTCTTGGTCATGAGTGATGAAGTTGCTGTAGCTGTTACGTAAGAAAGGCTGAGTTTAGCTACTAAACCTTTAGTTAAACCTGTCTCTGAAATGAGAGCTTGTTCTCACCCAAAGCTCTGCTGAGTCATGTTGGTGTTTCTTGGCTACCAGGAAATTTGCACCTTCAAATATTTGCAGAAcaaaatcacaggtgtgtagGGGGTTGGATCTTACTCTAAGGAAACA harbors:
- the TMEM45B gene encoding transmembrane protein 45B isoform X1 — encoded protein: MANFKGHALPGSFFLLFGLWWSVKYPLQYLSQKLNKKSHRTHYFQRVDAIEGGIKILFSLIGMLAEQFVPDGPHLYLYSGEKRDWVKLMNWQHSTMYLFYGLSGVVDVLTYMFQVVPQGLDRLMLSVAVFVEGCLFYYHVLHRPMLDQHIHSLLLIAVFAGACSILLEVFLRDNIILVMFRASMTIVQGTWFWQIGVVLFQPWGGPVWDENDHSNIMFLTMCFFWHWAASVAILTVNYTLAYCSCLQRFRRSSGEPYISLGVRQQKCDSSSQAAFLNCSEEE
- the TMEM45B gene encoding transmembrane protein 45B isoform X2, whose protein sequence is MANFKGHALPGSFFLLFGLWWSVKYPLQYLSQKLNKKSHRTHYFQRVDAIEGGIKILFSLIGMLAEQFVPDGPHLYLYSGEKRDWVKLMNWQHSTMYLFYGLSGVVDVLTYMFQVVPQGLDRLMLSVAVFVEGCLFYYHVLHRPMLDQHIHSLLLIAVFAGACSILLEVFLRDNIILVMFRASMTIVQGTWFWQIGVVLFQPWGGPVWDENDHSNIMFLTMCFFWHWAASVAILTVNYTLAYCCLQRFRRSSGEPYISLGVRQQKCDSSSQAAFLNCSEEE